The Novosphingobium sp. Gsoil 351 genome contains the following window.
GGACGAACTCCATGTCCTGGAGGGGCAAACCCGCGCGCAGGACCATCGCCCCGCCGTCGCCGGTGCAGGTGTGCGCGCTGGTCGCGGTGTAATAGCTGCGGCCATAGCCGCCCGTCGCCAGGACCACCGCGTGGCTCTTGAAGCGATGGATCGAGCCATCGTCCATGCACATCGCGATAACGCCGCGGCAGGCGCCGTTCTCCATGATCAGGTCGATCGCGAAGTATTCGATGAAGAAGTCAGCGGCGTACTTGAGGCTCTGCTGGTAGAGCGCATGGAGCATCGCATGGCCGGTGCGGTCGGCCGCGGCGCAAGTCCGCTGGACCGGCGGGCCCTCACCCATGTTCTGCATGTGCCCACCGAAAGGGCGCTGGTAAATCGTGCCTTCGGCGTTGCGACTGAACGGCACGCCGGCGTGCTCGAGCTCATAGACCGCCTGCGGCGCCTCGCGGACCATGTATTCGATCGCGTCCTGATCACCGAGCCAGTCCGACCCCTTGACGGTATCGAACATGTGCCAGGTCCAGTGATCGGGCGAATTGTTGCCCAGACTGGCGGCGATCCCGCCCTGCGCCGCGACGGTGTGCGAGCGCGTGGGGAAGACCTTGGTGATGCACGCGGTCTTCAGCCCCGCCTCGGCGCTGCCCATGGTGGCGCGCAGCCCCGATCCGCCCGCGCCGACGACCACGGTGTCGTACATGTGATCGACGATCTTGTAGGCCGGCTGGATGCTCGCTTTGCTTGGTGCGGTTGCCATGATTTCAGGCGCCCCCCAGCGCGATGCGGACCACGCAGATCACCCCGAACACCGTCGCCGCCAGCGGCAGCGCGTTGAGGGCGACGAGCGAGGCGAACTTGTTGCCCTCGTCATGGACATAGTCTTCCATGAACACCTGGACGCCCAGCTTGGCGTGATGGAAGGTGTTGATGCAGATCAGCGCGAGTAGCATCGCCGGCACCGGCCGAGCCGCCCAGTTGTGGACGGTCTGGAAATCGTAGCCCGGCAGCAGCGCCAGGCTGACAAGCAGCCACGGAATCAGGACGATGTTGCCGATCGCGGTGTAGCGCGCGACGAGCCAGTGATGCGCGCCGTGCTTGGCCGAGCCGAGCCCGCGCACGCGCCCGATCGAGGTTCCGTTGCCCATGTCGCGTTTCCCCCGTCGCGCGCCTCAGCGCAAATAAATCGCCGCCCAGAACAGGGCGGTCAGCACGATCGCGATCGCGGGCACCGCCCACGACCACGCGTTGTTGGTGTCCAGTTCGTAACCCGCGCCGACATCGAGCACGAAATGGCGCAGGCCGGAGGACAAGTGTTCGAAGAACGCCCAGCTCAGCCCGATCAACACGACCTGGCCGTACCAGGCGCTCGCGATGGCAAGGAAGGTGGCGTAGCTTTCCGGCCCCCCGGCAAGCGCGGCGAGCCACCACAGGAACACCGGGATGCCGACGAACGCCATCCCTTCACCCGCGGCGCGGTGGAGGATCGAAACCGCCATCGCCGGACCCCACCGCCAGATCGACAAGTGCGGTGACATCGGCCGATTGCTTTGAGCCTGCGCCATAAGGAGTCCCCCTCGCCGATGTGCGCCCGTCCGAAGGGGCGCCCCCCAGCGGATTTGAATGAGAATCGGTAATAATCGAATTGCGCCCCTGCGCAAGCGGCGCGGCAGCCGATTTGCAATCAGAACGGGATCGCGGTTCCGTCCCACGCGAACAGACCGCCGCTGTCCTCGGGGGCGAGGCTGGCGACCAAGTTGAGCAGGTGCCCCGCCGCCACCGCCGGGGTGAACAGTTTGGCCGACGGCACGCCACGCTGGAACGGCTCCGAGAGCCGGGAAGCGACGGTACCGGGATGCAGTCCGGCGACGATCGCGTCCGGGTGGCTGCGGCCGATCTCGATCGCGAAATTGCGCACCAGCATATTGAGCGCGGCCTTCGCGGCGCGATAACCGTGCCAGCCGCCCAGCCGGTTGTCGCCGATCGATCCGACCCGCGCGGAAAGCACCGCGAACACCGCGCGCCGGTCGCGCGCGAGCAGCGGCAGCATCGCCTGGGCGACCAGCGCGGGGCCGACGGCGTTGATCGCGAACTGTTCGGCCAGGCCTTGCGCGGTGATCGCCCGATACGACTTTTCCGGCCCCGAGCCGTCCGGCCGGGTCAGCATGCCGGTGGCGACGAGGACGAGATCGAACGGCCCTTCGCGTCCGATCGCAGTTGCGGCCGCACCGATCGACGCAGGGTCGCGCAAGTCGAACGCAAACGGCGTGACTTGCGGATCGACCTGCTGTTGGGACCGGCGCGAGCCGGCGTATACCCGGCAGCCGGGATGGCGTTCGCGCAGGGCCGCGACCAGTGCCGCGCCGATGCCCCCGCTCGCCCCGAAGACGGCCGCGCGGGCATATCCGGGGATGGCGGCAGGCGTTGAAGTCATTCCCCTGTGCGTGCGCGGGCGCGCCGTATCTGGCAACCGATTCGGCGCTGCGGCCCCTCTCCCGCCCTGCCAACCCGCAATGCATCCGGTCACATCACGCTCGAAATGCGCTTAACCGGGGTCACTGCGAGACGCCGCGAAGCGCGATCTCCGGCTGTCGCAAAAGCCGTGCGATTGGTCGCCAGTCTATTGTCTATCATATTACTAGAGTTATTGCTCAGGGCGTCGGGACGTAGTCCGAGTCGACCGGCCTTTCCCTCGAGACCGAATGGAACTCATCATGACGAACACCCTCGCCTACCCCAACCGAACCCGCTCGCGCGCTGCCGATACGCCGCTGGTCCTGACCGTTCCCGGCCTGGGCGATAGTGGCTCCGCGCACTGGCAGACCGCGTGGGAGACCTCGCTCGACCGCGATGTCGTGCGGGTCGACCTGGGATCGTGGGACGATCCGCACCGCAACACCTGGGTCAACAAGCTCAACCTCGCGATCCGCAGGGCCGAGCGTCCGGTGGTGCTCGTCGCGCACAGCCTCGGCTGCCTGGCGGTGGCATGGTGGGTCGAATACGAAGCGTTGCAGGAAGAGCATAACGTCGTCGGCGCGCTGCTCGTCGCCCCGCCCGAGGTTGACGGAGCGATCGGAGGGCGCGATCCCGATCCCCGGCTCGCCCGCTTCTCCCCCGCGCCACGCTGCGTGTTCCCGTTCCCGTCGATCGTGGTCGCCAGCCGCAACGATCCGTGGATCGGCTTCGGACGCGCGCGCAGCCTCGCCGAGGCGTGGGGCAGTCGCTTCGCCGACGCCGGCCCCGCCGGGCACATCAACGCGGATTCGGCGCTGGGCGATTGGGAGTTCGGGCGGCTGCTGCTCGATCAGGTCATAGCTCGTGCAGGGCACACGTCAGTCGTGGCAGCCCCACCGCAGCCCGCCCCGCGCGCGCAAGGTCTCGTTGCGGCGTAGGCCCGCCGCACCGGCTGCCGCGGCGATCCCAATCCCCCTTCGGATCGCCGCGGCCTTCGCCTGCAAGGTCGCGCCGGATGTCTCGACTTCGCTCGACATGAGCGGAAAAAACTAGTCTCACGCTCTCCATCCGCTCGTGTCGGGCGAAGTCGAGACACCGCACGCAAGGCAGGCGTTACAGCTTGCCCTCGGCGCTGATCCCAATCCCGCCGGGGCGCGCGGCGAAGCCGGCTTCGAGCAGCGGCGCGGTGACTTCGGCCGGAAGCCCGCCGAGCACCAAGTCGGCGCGCCAGCGGCCGTCGGGCTCGAGCCGAAGGAACAGGTTCTCGAGCCCGGTCGGCCCCTTCATCGGCACGTACAGCGCGGCCTTGCTGCACCGCGCGGTGCCGCTCAGCGCCACCGGGCCGGGCATCAGCTCGCTGAACGGGCTGAGGATCAGGCTGACCTGCCCGCCCGCGCTCACGCAGCGGCCACCGCTCAACTCGGCGTGGAAATCGTCGAAGCCCAGCGCTGTGGCGGGAATCGTTCCGAACGCATCGCCGATCGCAACCTGGCCGCGCACCGCGCTGAGCGAGAGCCAGCCATCGCCGCCTGCAGCATTGGCGGAAAAGTCGCCGGGCGCGCCGGTTCCGGCCAAGCGCTCGATGTGCACCTCGCGCCGGCCGATCAACAAGGGCAGCGGGCGAAGGTGCGCGGCGACGTCACCCAGCGGCAACGCGCCGACGCGCAAATCCCCTATCCCGCCATCCCAGATCGTTCCCGCGACCTCGCGCGCGCTAATCCCGCGCCCGCCGGGGTCGGCCAGGCCGAGCGCGAGGCGCAGCGGAAACGCGGCGATCAGCGCAACCGCGAAGATCGCCGCGAGCGCCAGCTTGCTCCGCCCGGACAGCCGCCCGTCGCGCAGGAAGATCCACCGCTCGATCATGGCCTGACCTTCATCTCGGCGCCCGGCGCAGGCTGGCGTTGACCGATACGCTGCCGTCGGCGGCGGGGGTCATCGTCAGGCTTTCCAGCACGATCCCTTGCGCGGCGAGCCCGTCGAGCCACGCCAGCGCCGCCGAGGGCCGAGCGGTGGGGACTGCGATCGTCGCGGCCTCGGCCCCTTGCGCTTGGTTCGCCTGGAGCACGAACCCGGCGCTGTCCGCGCTCGCCGCGATCACTTGGCTGACCGGTCCGGCCAGCGCGCCGCGGTTCGTCGCCGGAGCCTCCAGCGCGGCGAGCTGCGCGAGGAGTCGCGAACTTGCCTCGACTGCCTCGCGGTGGCGGATGTGGGCATCGTCGTGCGCGCGGCCGAGCGGGAGGACGATGCCGAAGACGAGGACAATCGCCGCCGCGAGGCCACCAGCGACCGCGACCAGCAAACGTTCGCGCTGGGTCAGCCCCGCGAACCAGGTTTGCACGGTTCCGATCATGGCGCGCGCACCGTGATCGGGGCCACGGTGGCGCCGGTGGCGTCGGGAGCGAGGCTGGGGGGGACCGTCACCTGCCAGCCATCCGCCTGGAGCGCCGCCAGCAGCCGGTTGATGGCGTCGGCGGTGGGCGCGGCGGCCTGGAAACGCAGCGTGCCGTCAGCGGCATAGCCGAGGTCGCGCAGCGCCACCGACGGGATCGGGCGCATCGCCCCCAGCAGCGCGGCGGTGGGCGCGGTAAAGCTCGCCCCACCCTCGCCGCGCCGCGCCAGTTCTGCGGCGGCAAGCGATTGCGCGGTGGCGAGATCGACCGCGGCGGGAAAGCGCTTCTGCGCGGCGGCGAGCGCGGCTTGCTCGCGTGCCGAGGCATCGAGGTTGAGCTTCACCGTCTCGACCGCGAGGATCAGAAAGCCCAGCAGCGCCGCCACCGCCGCCATCCGCGCGAGCTGGCGCCAGTCGGGCAGGCGAAAGAACGAGACGCGGCGGGGTGCATAGAGGCCCTGGCGCAAGTTCAGCGGCGGATCACGCCAGGCAGCCAGCAGGGCGCGCTCCAGCGCCGCGTCCGAGACTGCTTCCGGCTCGCTTCCGGCCAGCGCCGCGACCAGCTCGGGCTCGCCCGCGAACGCGGCATCGGCGGTGCGCGCCAGCGGCTGTCCGGCGAGCTGCGCAGACGCCGCGCCAGCGGCCGGTGCGGGCAGGATCAGCGCCGCCGGAACCAGCGCGTCGGGGGCCAAGCCTGCCGTGGCCAGTTCGGCCAGCCACAGATCCATCGCGGAGAGCGCGGCGGTCGCGACGAGAATGCCGCGCTCGCCCTCGCCCACCGCGACGTGCAGGCCCTCGCCGCCGCTCTCCAGCCGCGCCGCGGCGAGCCCCTGCGCCAATGGCATCGTCCCGCGCGGGCGGACCCTTACCGGCGCCTGGTCCGAGGGGACGAGCGCGACCACGCGGTCGCCCTCGCAGGGTTCGCCCCACGGCGCATCGTCGCCGGGGCTATGCGGGTGCCAAGCCTCGAGCGCATCGTCGCACACGCGCCGCCAGTGCCACGCCCCACCCACGGCGGCCGGCAGCACGATCAGCAGGCCGTGCCCGTCGCCGTTCATGGTCCGCTCGTCGGCCCCCGCCATCGTCCGCTCAGCGCTTGTCGGCGTAGATGTCGGCGTCGTTGCCCTCGCCGCCCGGCTTGCCGTCGGCGCCGAGCGAGAAGATCTCGAAGGGGTGCCCGGCCTGGCCCGGCACGACGAACTGATAGGGCCGCCCCCACGGGTCGCTCGGCAGGTCCTTGACGTAGCCCCCGGCGCGATAGTTCTGCGGCAGCGCCAGGTTGGCCGGCGGAGTGCGCAGCGCGGCGAGGCCCTCGCCGACGCCGGGGTAGGTCATGTTGTCGAGCCGGTACATCTCCATCGCCTGCCCCAGCGTGGCGATGTCCCCCAGCGCCTTGACCCGCATCGCCTTGTCCTGGCTGGGCAGGACGTTGATCAGCACCACCGTTGCGAGCAGGCCGATGATGAAGATCACCACCATCAACTCGACGAGGGAGAAGCCGTTTCTCTTCGGATCCTCCCCCTCTTGGGGATGTGCCGGAGCGACGCGGAGGCGAAGGGGTGTCCCCGCCAGCGCTGTCACCCCTCCGTCAGCCCTAGAGGGCTGCCACCTCCCCCTTGCAGGGGAGGAACGGGCTGTAGGTTTCGCTCATTTTCATAGTCCGGTGAGGTTCTGCAACTGGAGGATGGGGAGCAGGATCGCAAGAATGATGGTCGCCACCGCGGCGCCCATGACGATGATGATCGCAGGCTCGAGCAGCGCCAGCGCCGCGCTGGTGAAGCTTTCGAACTCGCGCTCGAGATAGTCGGCGGCGCGTTCGAGCATCGGACCGAGCTGGCCCGCCGCCTCTCCGCTGGCGGCAAGGTAGATCAGCAGCGGCGGAAACGTCTCCGCCTCGCGCAGCGCGGTGGAGAGCGAGCCGCCCGCGCGGACCTTTTCGACGATCCCTTCGAGCGCGCGGCGCTGGACGCTGTTGGAAACTGTCCGGCTCGCCAGTCGCAACCCGTCGACCAACGGCAGCCGCGCCTCGATCATCGTCGCCAGGGTGCGGGCGAGGCTGGCGGCGTGGACGTCGCGGATCAGGCGTCCGATGAGCGGCAGGCGCAGCAGCGCGGCGTCGCAGCGATAACGGATCACCGGATCGCGCAATACGCGCACGAAAAGCAGCAGCAACAGGGCGACTGAGAGAGCCAATGCCCACCACCACTGGGCCAGAAATCGCGAGATCGCGATCACCACGCGGGTCAGCGTCGGCAGCTGGACGCTGGCGTTGTCAAACTGTTCGACCACCTTTGGCACGACCTTGATCATCAGCCCGGTGACCACGGAGATCGCCACCAGCGTCAGGACGATTGGATAAGCCAGCGCGGACAATATCTTGGAGCGGACTTGCGCCTGCTTTTCGAGCAGGTCGGCGAGGCGGTTGGCGATGTTCGGCAGGCTCCCCGAATTCTCCCCCGCGGCGATCATCGCGCGGAAGATCGGCGGAAAGCTCGGCTCCTCGCGCCGCATCGCCTCGGCCAACGGCAGGCCCTCGAGCACCCCAGAATGGACATTGCCAA
Protein-coding sequences here:
- a CDS encoding SDR family NAD(P)-dependent oxidoreductase, with product MTSTPAAIPGYARAAVFGASGGIGAALVAALRERHPGCRVYAGSRRSQQQVDPQVTPFAFDLRDPASIGAAATAIGREGPFDLVLVATGMLTRPDGSGPEKSYRAITAQGLAEQFAINAVGPALVAQAMLPLLARDRRAVFAVLSARVGSIGDNRLGGWHGYRAAKAALNMLVRNFAIEIGRSHPDAIVAGLHPGTVASRLSEPFQRGVPSAKLFTPAVAAGHLLNLVASLAPEDSGGLFAWDGTAIPF
- the sdhD gene encoding succinate dehydrogenase, hydrophobic membrane anchor protein, with the protein product MGNGTSIGRVRGLGSAKHGAHHWLVARYTAIGNIVLIPWLLVSLALLPGYDFQTVHNWAARPVPAMLLALICINTFHHAKLGVQVFMEDYVHDEGNKFASLVALNALPLAATVFGVICVVRIALGGA
- the gspM gene encoding type II secretion system protein GspM, yielding MIGTVQTWFAGLTQRERLLVAVAGGLAAAIVLVFGIVLPLGRAHDDAHIRHREAVEASSRLLAQLAALEAPATNRGALAGPVSQVIAASADSAGFVLQANQAQGAEAATIAVPTARPSAALAWLDGLAAQGIVLESLTMTPAADGSVSVNASLRRAPR
- the gspF gene encoding type II secretion system inner membrane protein GspF, which translates into the protein MPRFAYHAIDPKGAERRGAIEAASQAQAAEKLASRQWHVVRLGPDAAASASRAAVTTSGIALFAPRLNSKQLSLFTRQLASLMTVSPLEETLRTISRQTEKPRARAILGNVHSGVLEGLPLAEAMRREEPSFPPIFRAMIAAGENSGSLPNIANRLADLLEKQAQVRSKILSALAYPIVLTLVAISVVTGLMIKVVPKVVEQFDNASVQLPTLTRVVIAISRFLAQWWWALALSVALLLLLFVRVLRDPVIRYRCDAALLRLPLIGRLIRDVHAASLARTLATMIEARLPLVDGLRLASRTVSNSVQRRALEGIVEKVRAGGSLSTALREAETFPPLLIYLAASGEAAGQLGPMLERAADYLEREFESFTSAALALLEPAIIIVMGAAVATIILAILLPILQLQNLTGL
- the gspG gene encoding type II secretion system major pseudopilin GspG, coding for MVVIFIIGLLATVVLINVLPSQDKAMRVKALGDIATLGQAMEMYRLDNMTYPGVGEGLAALRTPPANLALPQNYRAGGYVKDLPSDPWGRPYQFVVPGQAGHPFEIFSLGADGKPGGEGNDADIYADKR
- a CDS encoding alpha/beta hydrolase translates to MTNTLAYPNRTRSRAADTPLVLTVPGLGDSGSAHWQTAWETSLDRDVVRVDLGSWDDPHRNTWVNKLNLAIRRAERPVVLVAHSLGCLAVAWWVEYEALQEEHNVVGALLVAPPEVDGAIGGRDPDPRLARFSPAPRCVFPFPSIVVASRNDPWIGFGRARSLAEAWGSRFADAGPAGHINADSALGDWEFGRLLLDQVIARAGHTSVVAAPPQPAPRAQGLVAA
- the gspN gene encoding type II secretion system protein N, with amino-acid sequence MIERWIFLRDGRLSGRSKLALAAIFAVALIAAFPLRLALGLADPGGRGISAREVAGTIWDGGIGDLRVGALPLGDVAAHLRPLPLLIGRREVHIERLAGTGAPGDFSANAAGGDGWLSLSAVRGQVAIGDAFGTIPATALGFDDFHAELSGGRCVSAGGQVSLILSPFSELMPGPVALSGTARCSKAALYVPMKGPTGLENLFLRLEPDGRWRADLVLGGLPAEVTAPLLEAGFAARPGGIGISAEGKL
- the gspL gene encoding type II secretion system protein GspL — its product is MAGADERTMNGDGHGLLIVLPAAVGGAWHWRRVCDDALEAWHPHSPGDDAPWGEPCEGDRVVALVPSDQAPVRVRPRGTMPLAQGLAAARLESGGEGLHVAVGEGERGILVATAALSAMDLWLAELATAGLAPDALVPAALILPAPAAGAASAQLAGQPLARTADAAFAGEPELVAALAGSEPEAVSDAALERALLAAWRDPPLNLRQGLYAPRRVSFFRLPDWRQLARMAAVAALLGFLILAVETVKLNLDASAREQAALAAAQKRFPAAVDLATAQSLAAAELARRGEGGASFTAPTAALLGAMRPIPSVALRDLGYAADGTLRFQAAAPTADAINRLLAALQADGWQVTVPPSLAPDATGATVAPITVRAP
- the sdhC gene encoding succinate dehydrogenase, cytochrome b556 subunit; the encoded protein is MAQAQSNRPMSPHLSIWRWGPAMAVSILHRAAGEGMAFVGIPVFLWWLAALAGGPESYATFLAIASAWYGQVVLIGLSWAFFEHLSSGLRHFVLDVGAGYELDTNNAWSWAVPAIAIVLTALFWAAIYLR